The Arenibacter algicola region AGAGGGCTTTCCAGAATTTAATAAGTATTGGATATTTGCGGTGTCAATGCTTTTACTGTAAGATCCGTCGGAGTTTGCTTCGATACTATCTGTTGCCTTTAGTTGAATTATAAATCTAAAATTGGTGTGTTTTCCATTATATTTCAATTCAATATCGAGATCTATGCCTTTGTCTCGATAGATTTCTTCTCGAATTTGAAACTTTCTTAAGTCAAATAGAGGACGAAGTTTATCTTTTGATAATTGTTCAAGTTCTTCTTGCTCGTTACCTTGAGGTAATTTCATTCCGTCTAGAAAGTCCGTCATAAGAATATTTGGTAATTTATTAAATAAAGGTATCCAAATACTTATAAAATATAGCAAAATTGAAAGCTAGATTCCTGACCCAAATCTTACCCCAAAACTTTGCGCGTGGATCCTGTCCGGTTTTTGTAGTGATTCCGGCAGATTAGCGTAAAGCAAAAACCGGATAGGGCGCACCCTACTTTTTGCTTTGGGGATGTCGCCATTCTTGATAGAGAGCGCTTGCCTCTGGGCTGGCCTCGAAGAAAGACCTGAAATGCCCTAACGCTTTTTCTTCTCCCTGTCCATAAGCTTCCAGTTTTATATCTGAGATTCGTGAAACCTTATAAACTGAAAATCCCAATACCAAAATGATACTGACCAGTAACCCCGCGAACAACTTTATCGACCATTTCGGAATAGTCATGGACTTATTAATGTAGTAAACCACGTTCGCCATCAGTTTGTGTTGGTCTTCGATGGCTCTCTGTTGGTCGTCATTATATCGTCTTAAGATAAAGTCAATGTCCGTGGTGTCGGGCTTGATTTTGTAGTTCATCAAAAAAGCTTGCATCTCTTCCAAACGACTTACCGAGTTTTCGAATTCCTTGATTTCTTCGGTTATCAATTCTGCTATTTCATCTAATTTTGCCATAGTTTTATATTTCCATTCCTAATCCTATTGATTTCTTAACGGCTATCTTAATTGCCCTTTTAGTGATTGTAGCGGCCAAGTTGGGCGATAAGCCTACGGTCTTTCCTAGCATTGCTACCGTGTTTTCTTTGGCTAGTTTTTGGGCAACATATTTATCAAACCCGATTCGCTCCGCTATTCGCCCCATTGACATCGAACGATGTACCTCACTTCCTTTCAGATTTTGGCCCATGTATTCAAATCGGAAACCCCGTAACTGATTCGATTTGCTGATGCTTGGAATGACCTTTACATCGTTTTGTTTCATGTATTTGATGTACTGATTAAAATCCTGAGGCCTCATTTCGGAAATAATCTTTTCATGGATTTGCTTTATTTCCTGTCGTACATTTTTGATTTCATTCAATTTTTCCTGTTGTACTTCCCTTACCGTGGTCAATCCCATTTGTTTGGCAACCTTTTCGGCGGCCTGTTGGCTTCGTTTCCCGATATAGTTGTCTTTATATGCTTTACCGTCAAAATCGATACGGTTTACATATAAATGAATATGCCGATGGCTTTTATCTTGATGTACAAAAGCAATCCCCTGTCGTTCCTGTAGTTTCATTTCTTTAATAAACCTTTCCGTAATTTCCTTCAGATCCTTTTCTTTTAATTCCTGTCCATCTTCTATTGTGGGACTAAGGACGAAACTCAACGTGTTCTTTGTGCATCGATGATTTTGTGATTGAATGATTTTAAATTCCTGTGTAATCTCCATGGGGTTGTCCCCTGCCAAATGTTCACGATAGACCACTTTGGCATTTTTCTCCTCGTTCCACCCATAACCCATGGAGGCTCCAGTATGCGATATGGATTTTCCCATGCCTATCATTTCTTGAAATTGTAAAGATGTTTCCGTATGTCATTTGCCAACTGAACCACTTCATCTGCCAATTTCGGATTGCGTTTTCGGTACATATTCCCGATACGTTTAAAGTTGACCTGATACTGAACCAGTAATTTGTATACATCGATTTGTTCATCGGAAAACCGTTCGACAATCCGATGGTCAAAGGCAGCACGTCGACAATATTCACTTATGGAAAGTCCGCTCTTTTTGGCTTTGATTTTCAAGAGCTTCTTTTCATAAATGGAACATCGAAATTGTACGAACTCCTTTTTCACTTTCCGTATTTCTTTAATCTCAACAAGACGCTTTTTAAAATATTCACAATAGAAATCTTACTTTAAATCATACATCGAAAACTCTATTAATAGTTCCTGCCCTTTTGCGACCGAGGGGAGCAAAAGCAAGATTTGTCATGACAATGACACATCTTGAATTCTTACTCAGACGTATTTTTACACCTACCTTCCTTCATTTCTATTTCTCCTTATACTCATCTCACTTACATCTTTGTAATCACTATATAAATAGGATTTATCGACACATCCTTTATGGTTTTGCATCAACCATTCTGTAGCTTCTTTTCCCACTTTATCATTGTCGAGATATAGTTCAACATGATTGAACCGTTCGATATGTTTCATTGCTCTTTTTATAAAAGACAGTGAGTTTAAAATGAGAAAGGACATGTTATGGTGACAGAAGTTAGTGACCGTCAAAAAATCGAACATTCCTTCCGTTACCACCAACTGCATACATCCGTTTGAAAAATAGGTAATGTCCTTTGGACAGGAGGAACTCTTGTAATACATGTTGCGAAGTTCCCAACCACCGGAATCGTTTTGTAGTCCGATACCGAAGTAGTGGTTTCCCTTGCGGGAATGATGGACTTCCTTACAATATTTATTCGCGGTTTGCAGGGTTATGTTCCGCTGCTCTAGGTAAACTTTAAGTCCATAGTGCCAAATAGGGCGGGCACTTTTGATAATCAGACCATCGTTCTTAGGTGGCTCAAAAGGTTGCGGGTGAAAAGAAAAAGAGGGTGGTATGTCCGAAAGGAAGTCAAGCGCATCCAGCAAACGGCAGTCGTAAAGCCGAACGACCAGATCTGGGGTGTTCCCACCAAAACCCGACCCATGGTCGAACCAAAGGTTCTTGATTTTCGATACCTTGAAAGAGGCATGGGTTTCAGGTCGGAACGGACTTAGAAACCAAGCTTCTTTCTTCGTCTCCCTGCGGGGAAAGTGCCCTGCCTTTGCCATCGTTTTTACGATACAAACGGCACGGGCTTTTTTCCAGCTTATTTCTTCCTTTTTCATCTGCGCTTATTTTTAAAAGTGTAGTTGAGGGCTTCGGTCTGGATTTCCGATTTTGACTTCCTGCCATTCTGAAGAAGCCAAGCGTTGAGTTTGGCCTTTTCAAAAAACAGCATCTTGCCATTGGGTTTTGAATGCGGGATGTTTCCCGAGGCTGTCAGTTTGTACAGATAGCTTCTCGATATTCCGGTATAGTCACAGGTTTCCTCAAAGGTGAGTACTTCCTTATTGGCTATTAAAAGCCGTTCCAAACGATCCAATCGTTCAAGGATTAAAAAATTGTCCATTGGTTTCCTTTTTAGGATTACTAAATGAACAAAAGCGCTTTTGTTTTCTTTTGAAGAATTCTTGGGATAAAGGTAAAGTAAAGGAAGGGGCTAAACTATGCAATTCGATTTTAGTTATTCACAAAAATCTGATATACAATAAGTTATATCAAATTAATTCAAATGAAACTATATATAATGTGGTGATTTAGATTTGGATTCAAATGGATTCAAATGGTGTCCTTTGATTTTTGTTAAAAATCGAAGAATTTTGAGTTATCAACAATTTAAAATAGTTAAATATAAAAATTCCGGTTTAGAAAAGGTCGACTGTATTGCTTTAAAGGCAGTCTATTATATAATTATTGTTTGAAGAAATTTCCCATTATTATGAAGAATGCTGTCTTTTTAATCGTTGGTATTACGGGACCGACGCTAATTTGAATTTTGGAAGGTTTATCCTATAAGTCTTACTAAGTGAATGCTGAGCATGGATATTATAGCCTACGGTGCAGCGCTTTGTATATTAAATCAGTCAATAAAAACCTCTCTTTGCTATAAAAATTTTGCAAAACAGTGACAATCAGGAATGTCTTTTAGTTTACCATAATTACTAATTATACTATAACCATTTCTCTGATAAAGTTTATTTGCCTCTGGTTGTTTAGAGCCTGTAAAGAGTATGCATTTGCTTATGCCCAATTCTCTGGACCAATTTTCTAATTCCAATAAAATTTTCTCTCCGATTCTTTGACCTCTAACTTCTGGAGAGACATACATTCTTTTGATTTCTGTAGAAAGATCATCATATTTCGAGATAGCTCCACAGCCAATCGCCTTGTCTTTTTGTAAAGCCAAAACTACATGTTTTAAATAGGCAATAGAATTAAATTGAGATAACGCATGAGTTCCTCCATCTCTATTTGCAAGATCTTTATTGAGTGATTGTACTAGATTTTTAAATTTGGGATTTTGAGAATTGGTTCTTATAATCTCTATCATATTTAGCTGTGATTTTTTTTAGAACTATTTTATGCCTAAACCGTTAGTAATCCTTTCCGATCTTCATTGCGAAAATAGTAGCACCATCAATAAGTGGGACAAATCCTCTTATAAAATTTGAAATAGGTTTAAATAATATATCCGGTTTTGAGGGGTGCAATTTACGGAAGAGATTCAATTTAAAATTTCAGGTTTCTTTCATTTTGTATAAATAAGGGGCTTTGTTGGCGGCACCGGTAAACTTTTTCTCCAGTCGCTCCAAAACATCCATTTCCAAAATTTTCTTTTGGAAATTGGTCCGCACATATTCCCTCTCAAAAATGGTTTCGTAGATGACCTGCACATCTCGCATAGTGAATTTTTCGGGTAATAGATTAAAAGCGGTGAATTTGTTATTGATGTCATCCAATAGACTTTTATGGGCTTCTGACAATATCTCGTTATTATCCATTATCAGTGACGGAACCTCGTGAATATTGTACCAGGTTAGTGATTCATCAATTTCTGTAAGTTCTAAATTCACCATGTTAATATCCAATAGGGCGTAAAAGCAAATAGAAATATGCCGCTTTGTAAACCATTCATAGTCACTAATCTCGGCAGTAGATTCCAGGTTATTTATTTGAATCAGCTCATCGATAAATTCCTTTCGATGCCTGTCGACCTTACCAAAGACTTTAAACTGTTCCAAATAAATATCCTTTAGGCCAGTTCTTTCAAAAACCACTCTCTCGGCCGCCTTTTCCACATCTTCGTTGTCTTTGACAAACCCCGTAATAATTGCATGAAAAGCTCCTTTAAAATTGATTTTGGATATCAAAACCTTCAACTGTCCATTTTCAAAGCCAAAGATGACACAATCTATTGTTACCTGTTTTACGAAATCTTGCGGATTTAAAATAGTTTTTTGCATTGTCAAGGGGACTATTTGAATAAAGTATTATTTATTTAAAATCAATTTTTAAGGTAAAAGCAAATACATCGCTCCTCCTTAATTATTCACAAATATAATAATTGCAGTTATTATTGTATAAAAAAATATACATTAAAAGAATTTTATTTACCTTGCGCTATATTTTAATTTTTTAAACTATCCAAATTATGTTAAAATTGGTCGTGCAAAATTGGGGAATCAGTATATCAATCATGACTTTCACGCTGTTCATTATTTCCAAATCAAATGCTCAGAGTCTGGTTCAAGCTGATTATGCCGAATTTTTTGTCTACCAAGACACTGTTTTCAAGTCCCCTTTTATTGACATCGATGAGTGGCGCGATACTCCTGTGAGACACAGATACGTGCACGGTGGCTTTGAAGGTACGGAAACCCGTTTTTCATTTTACTTCCCTTCGAAAGAAGATTATGCAGGACATTTCTTTCAATATATCACTCCCTTTCCGGACAATGAGAATCTTTCGCAAGGGGCCAGCGGCGAAGATGATAAAATTGGCTTTTCGGTTAGTCACGGGGCTTATTTTATTGAAACCAATGGAGGCGGTAGGTTTGATTTTACGGGTCAAAAGAAAGCAAGCGATTTATTAATTGGGGCATATAAGGCCAACGCTGCCGCCGCTCAATTTTCTAAAATAATAGCAAATAGAATCTTTGATACACCCCATACCTATGGCTATGCGTTTGGAGGAAGTGGTGGTGCATATCGTACCATTGGTGCCATCGAAAATACGGAGGGAGTATGGGATGGCGTAGTACCTTACGTAGTAGGTTCTCCTATGGCTATTCCAAGTGTGTTCTCTGTACGTATGCACGCCATGAGAATTCTAAATGATAAATTCCCTCAAATTATTGATGCGCTTGAGCCTGGCGGCAGTGGAGATATGTACGCTGGATTGAACGAGGAGGAAAAAGCTGCATTGATGGAAGTAACCAAAATGGGGTTTCCGCCCAAATCTTGGTTTGGCTATAAAACGATGGGCGTACATGGTTTCAGAGCGATATATCAAGGTATGACATCGGCTGACAAAGATTATTTTCAAAACTTTTGGACGGAGGAAGGTTATTATGGTTTTAATCCTCCAGCCTCATTGTTGAAGGCACGTTTGCAAAAACTGACTAAAATCAAATCAGGAATTTCTTATGAAGAGGCTCTAAAAGACAAATTGGTCGAACCAACATCAGAACAGGAAAGAGGAACTGCCGAGGCCGCTTGGAAGAGTTTAGGCGATGTGGATGGCAGTTTGCCTGTGGCATTTCAATTCGAAGATTCAATGCCAAATGTCAATTTTCTTGGCGGTGATTTAAAGATAATAACAGGTGCCGCGGCAGGTAAAACCTTACAATTACTTTCAATTGAAGGGGATAAAGCGGTTCTTGGTGCAACTGCCCCTCAAATTTTAGCACAAATCAAACCTGGTGATGAAGTGCAGGTTGATAACTCTAATTTCTTGGCAGCTCAAACTTATCACAGACATCAGGTGCCAGGAAAAGAATACAAAGTATGGGACCAATTTAGAAACGACCATGGAGAACCTCTTTATCCCCAAGGTCCATTCCTTTTAGGGCCGATGTATACACGAGGTGCTTCAGGCGTTTTACCAAATGGTAAATTTAAGGGTAAAATGATTATGCTCGAATCATTATGGGATAGAGAAGCTTTCCCTTGGCAGGCAGATTGGTATCGTACAAAAGTCATTGAAAATTTAGGTGATAAAGCAAACGATAGTTTTAGATTGTGGTATACCGACCGTGCCTTACATGGGGATCTGTCCGAACAAGAAGACCCTACCAGAACAGTTAGTTATTTAGGAGTTCTACAGCAGGCCCTACTAGACTTAAGCGCCTGGGTGGAGAAAGGCATCAGTCCTCCAAATTCTACCAATTACCAAATAGTAGACGGTCAAGTAATAGTACCTGCATCGGCCGAAGATCGCGAAGGCATTCAGCCTACCGTGGTTTTAAAGGCGAACGGTTCGAAAAAAACAATCGTAAAAACTGGTGAAAAAGTGAATTACAGTGCGGAAATAAAAGTGCCGGCTGGTACCGGAAAGGTGGTTTCTGTAGAATGGGATTTAGATGGCGATGGAACATTTGAAAGCCAAGGTCAATTTAAAAAGGAAGAAGAAGTAGCGGTAAAATCCAAATATTCTTTTGCAAAACCCGGAACGTATTTCTCAGTAATCAGAGTAGCGTCCCAACGAAATGGGAATTCAAAAACAACGTTTACTAGAATACAAAATCTGGATAGGGTGAGAGTTGTTGTCGAATAATTGGAAGGTCTGACCAATCACGCTCAAATGAACTTAGGTCATCATAATTAACAAAGAAAATCGGAGAATATGAAAACCTTACATGCAGTAAAATCCTTAGCTATTTTCACCATCTTGATTTTACACTATCCCGGGTTCTCTCAAGACGAAAGCAAAAATGAGCAGGTGAATTATTCAATACTTGAAAACCATCCTGAACCACCTGAAAAAGTACCTCTTACGGTAACCACAATACCAACTCCCGATAATGTGTTATTTGTCAAATTTCTAAATCGTTAACATGAGATTCAACAAGTACAAATTCTTTGCCGCTTTCCTTTCAAGCATTTTTCTAATCCTGTCCTGTAAGCAGACACAGAAACAACATTTGCTGGTATTCAGTAAGACCGATGCCTTTCAACATGAATCAATTGGCGCGGGCAAAGCCGCGCTATCCAAAATGGCCGCGGAAAAAAAGTTTGAGGTCTCATTTACCGAAGATGCCGAACAGTTCAATGAAAGGGAACTTAAAAAATACAACGCAGTGGTGTTCCTAAATACCACGGGAGATGTCTTGAACGATGAGCAACAGGCCAGTTTTGAACGTTATATACAAGCTGGCGGGGGTTATGTAGGAGTGCATGCCGCCACCGATACCGAATATGATTGGCCATGGTACGGCAAATTGGCCGGAGCCTATTTTCAGGATCATCCCATGACACCAAGTAACGTTCAGAAAGGAAAATTCACGGTAACGGAAAAAGATCATTGGGCCACCAAAGGTATGCCAGATGAATTTGAGCGCGAGGACGAATTTTATAGTTTTAACAATATTTCGCCCAACATCAATGTAGTATTGACCATTGACGAGACCAGTTATCAGGGCGGTAGCAATCCCGAATACCATCCTATAAGCTGGTATCAGGAATTTAACGGGGGCCGTTCTTTCTACACCGCTATGGGCCATACCGATGAGACCTATTCCGATCCCCTCTTTCTAAATCATCTCTGGGCAGGTATCCAATATGCGGTGGGTGGCGACTCTCCGAAACCTTTGGATTATGCTATGGCCAGGCCCGAAGAGAACCGTTTTACCAAAGTAATCTTGGCCGAGAAATTGGATGAGCCGATGGAATTGGCCGTTTTGGACGAGGAACATGTGCTGTTCATTCAGCGCAAAGGGGAGGTACGCTTATATAACATAAAAACACAGGAACTAAAGACCATTGCCAAATTACCGGTGAGCTTAAAATATGTCGATAAAGAAGGTGAGGAATCTGTGGCCGAGGATGGTTTGTTAGGACTCAACATTGATCCGAATTTCAAGGATAACCATTGGATCTATCTGTATTATTCATCATTGGACGAATCTGCGAACTTTTTATCTCGATTTGAGTTGCAAGGGGAAGAATTACTAATGGAGTCTGAAAAAGTCATGTTAAAAGTACCAACGCAAAGGGAACAGTGCTGTCATACAGGTGGATCCATTGCCTGGGACAAAGATGGAAATCTCTATTTATCCACAGGCGATAATACCAGTCCCCGTGCATCCGTATACAGTCCGTCCGACGAAAGACCCGGAAGGGGCCCATGGGACGCCCAAAAATCATCGGCAAACACCAATGACCTGCGTGGCAAAATTATTCGAATCAAACCCAATGTAGATGGCACCTACAGCATTCCCGAAGGAAATTTATTTCCCAAAGGAACGCCCAAAACAAAACCCGAAATTTATACGATGGGGCACCGCAATCCATTCCGTATTTCCGTCGACAAGCATACCGGATTTCTCTATTGGGGCGAGGTCGGCCCCGATGCCAACGAACCCGATTCGTTGCGGGGTCCGGCCGGTCATGATGAAATTGGGCAGGCACGAAAAGCCGGTAATTTTGGATGGCCGCATTTCGTAGGTAACAATAAGGCCTATAACAAATATGATTTTGCCAATGAAAAATCCTTGGGAAAATGGGATGCAAAAGCTCCAAAAAACACATCACCAAATAATACAGGTTTAGAAACATTACCACCGGCGGAAGAGGCTTTTGTTTGGTATCCTTATGGGGAATCGGAAGAATTTCCTTTAGTAGGTTCGGGAGGAAGAAACGCCATGGCCGGGCCGGTGTTTTATTCAGAAGATTTTGAAGGAGCCGAACGTGCCTTTCCAAAATATTATGACGGTAAGTTTTTCGCCTATGAATGGATGCGTGGTTGGATCATGTCAATAACCATGGATGAAGAAGGGAACCTAAAATCCATGGAACGCTTTATGCCCAGTTATCGCTTTAGCAACCCAATGGACATGCAATTTGCGTCCAACGGCGATCTGTATATGCTGGAATATGGTTCTGGATGGTTTACCGCAAATGATGATGCCCGGCTTGTTCGCATCGAGTACAATGGCGGTAACCGTTTGCCACAGGTTCAAATGGCTGCCAATAAAATGGGCGGGGCCGTTCCGTTCGAACTCAAGTTAAATGCGGGGGAAACTGAAGATCCCGACCAAGATGACTTGATATATACGTGGGATATTTCCTCTGAAAATGGTTTCAAGGAAACAATCAAGACCCCACAGGTGAATATAACACTAAAAGATATTGGTGTCTATAGGGTAAACCTATCGGTGAACGATGGCAAGGGAGGTACAAACAGTCAAACGATGGAGGTCGTTGCAGGTAACGAACCACCTGCTCTCAGTTTGGAGATTCCGAACGGCAACAAAACGTTTTATGTACCGAACACTTATATGGACTATGATATAAAGGTAACCGACAAGGAAGACGGTAATTTAGGTAACGGGATAAATCCCGAGGAAGTATCCGTCACTTTTGACTATCTGTCCGAAGGTTTTGATAAGATCGAGATAGCCCAAGGCCATAGGGCCGCCGATGAATCCGCGGAATTTGCAGGAGGAAAAAAACTCATGGATGCCAGTGACTGTATGGCATGCCACAAACAACAGGAAAAATCCATTGGACCCTCCTATATGGATGTGGCCATGAAATATAAAGGAGATGACAAGGCCTTGGAATATTTATCCCAAAAAATCATTTCCGGGGGTGGAGGTGTTTGGGGCGATGTACCTATGGCCGCACACCCGCAACTATCTGCAGCCGAAGCAGCCGAAATGGCAAAATATATCCTTAGCCTGACTAATGA contains the following coding sequences:
- a CDS encoding DUF6730 family protein, producing the protein MAKLDEIAELITEEIKEFENSVSRLEEMQAFLMNYKIKPDTTDIDFILRRYNDDQQRAIEDQHKLMANVVYYINKSMTIPKWSIKLFAGLLVSIILVLGFSVYKVSRISDIKLEAYGQGEEKALGHFRSFFEASPEASALYQEWRHPQSKK
- a CDS encoding relaxase/mobilization nuclease domain-containing protein; protein product: MGKSISHTGASMGYGWNEEKNAKVVYREHLAGDNPMEITQEFKIIQSQNHRCTKNTLSFVLSPTIEDGQELKEKDLKEITERFIKEMKLQERQGIAFVHQDKSHRHIHLYVNRIDFDGKAYKDNYIGKRSQQAAEKVAKQMGLTTVREVQQEKLNEIKNVRQEIKQIHEKIISEMRPQDFNQYIKYMKQNDVKVIPSISKSNQLRGFRFEYMGQNLKGSEVHRSMSMGRIAERIGFDKYVAQKLAKENTVAMLGKTVGLSPNLAATITKRAIKIAVKKSIGLGMEI
- the mbpA gene encoding mobilization protein MbpA, whose amino-acid sequence is MKKEFVQFRCSIYEKKLLKIKAKKSGLSISEYCRRAAFDHRIVERFSDEQIDVYKLLVQYQVNFKRIGNMYRKRNPKLADEVVQLANDIRKHLYNFKK
- a CDS encoding toprim domain-containing protein, with protein sequence MKKEEISWKKARAVCIVKTMAKAGHFPRRETKKEAWFLSPFRPETHASFKVSKIKNLWFDHGSGFGGNTPDLVVRLYDCRLLDALDFLSDIPPSFSFHPQPFEPPKNDGLIIKSARPIWHYGLKVYLEQRNITLQTANKYCKEVHHSRKGNHYFGIGLQNDSGGWELRNMYYKSSSCPKDITYFSNGCMQLVVTEGMFDFLTVTNFCHHNMSFLILNSLSFIKRAMKHIERFNHVELYLDNDKVGKEATEWLMQNHKGCVDKSYLYSDYKDVSEMSIRRNRNEGR
- a CDS encoding helix-turn-helix transcriptional regulator, with amino-acid sequence MDNFLILERLDRLERLLIANKEVLTFEETCDYTGISRSYLYKLTASGNIPHSKPNGKMLFFEKAKLNAWLLQNGRKSKSEIQTEALNYTFKNKRR
- a CDS encoding GNAT family N-acetyltransferase, producing the protein MIEIIRTNSQNPKFKNLVQSLNKDLANRDGGTHALSQFNSIAYLKHVVLALQKDKAIGCGAISKYDDLSTEIKRMYVSPEVRGQRIGEKILLELENWSRELGISKCILFTGSKQPEANKLYQRNGYSIISNYGKLKDIPDCHCFAKFL
- a CDS encoding NUDIX hydrolase, whose amino-acid sequence is MQKTILNPQDFVKQVTIDCVIFGFENGQLKVLISKINFKGAFHAIITGFVKDNEDVEKAAERVVFERTGLKDIYLEQFKVFGKVDRHRKEFIDELIQINNLESTAEISDYEWFTKRHISICFYALLDINMVNLELTEIDESLTWYNIHEVPSLIMDNNEILSEAHKSLLDDINNKFTAFNLLPEKFTMRDVQVIYETIFEREYVRTNFQKKILEMDVLERLEKKFTGAANKAPYLYKMKET
- a CDS encoding ThuA domain-containing protein, which gives rise to MRFNKYKFFAAFLSSIFLILSCKQTQKQHLLVFSKTDAFQHESIGAGKAALSKMAAEKKFEVSFTEDAEQFNERELKKYNAVVFLNTTGDVLNDEQQASFERYIQAGGGYVGVHAATDTEYDWPWYGKLAGAYFQDHPMTPSNVQKGKFTVTEKDHWATKGMPDEFEREDEFYSFNNISPNINVVLTIDETSYQGGSNPEYHPISWYQEFNGGRSFYTAMGHTDETYSDPLFLNHLWAGIQYAVGGDSPKPLDYAMARPEENRFTKVILAEKLDEPMELAVLDEEHVLFIQRKGEVRLYNIKTQELKTIAKLPVSLKYVDKEGEESVAEDGLLGLNIDPNFKDNHWIYLYYSSLDESANFLSRFELQGEELLMESEKVMLKVPTQREQCCHTGGSIAWDKDGNLYLSTGDNTSPRASVYSPSDERPGRGPWDAQKSSANTNDLRGKIIRIKPNVDGTYSIPEGNLFPKGTPKTKPEIYTMGHRNPFRISVDKHTGFLYWGEVGPDANEPDSLRGPAGHDEIGQARKAGNFGWPHFVGNNKAYNKYDFANEKSLGKWDAKAPKNTSPNNTGLETLPPAEEAFVWYPYGESEEFPLVGSGGRNAMAGPVFYSEDFEGAERAFPKYYDGKFFAYEWMRGWIMSITMDEEGNLKSMERFMPSYRFSNPMDMQFASNGDLYMLEYGSGWFTANDDARLVRIEYNGGNRLPQVQMAANKMGGAVPFELKLNAGETEDPDQDDLIYTWDISSENGFKETIKTPQVNITLKDIGVYRVNLSVNDGKGGTNSQTMEVVAGNEPPALSLEIPNGNKTFYVPNTYMDYDIKVTDKEDGNLGNGINPEEVSVTFDYLSEGFDKIEIAQGHRAADESAEFAGGKKLMDASDCMACHKQQEKSIGPSYMDVAMKYKGDDKALEYLSQKIISGGGGVWGDVPMAAHPQLSAAEAAEMAKYILSLTNEKSNAASLPTKGSYAAKVEPGDQGKGVFIVRAAYKDHGANNMPSLMAEKSFVLRSTKVAPHDFDEYVDVNKVSFGGNRLAIPAKSGSHMVLRQIDLSGLSTLDLQATAPKSQLNAAGGKVELHLGSPKGTLVGESDFLEASDPTGSMPSAMSIPIILPNDFDGQLHDLYLVFINDRIENPGTLMIVIGAEFKMSADPKPIVVNENSATASASKDDFYSGKWDLTFKGTPNGDSKMIADIKRNGGKLIGNLIDPEGKNPPTPMTDIQDKPDGLDFGFTAQGFNVTVQLFKVDQNHLKGKMMGMIAATAIRIK